The Rissa tridactyla isolate bRisTri1 chromosome 1, bRisTri1.patW.cur.20221130, whole genome shotgun sequence DNA segment ACTTTATAATCAATTTACTTCATTCAACTTACTCTAGATATTACAGCTTTGCACATAAAATATAACCTTTATGAAAAACTACGCTTGTgcagtggaaaaagaaacagaacatcaAGATGTGCAAGTCACTATTCTAAACTCAAGTCTCTTAAATATGTGGCTTGACTGGTTCTAGCCCACACCAGACATCCCACCAAAAATCATACCGTAGATCTGTGCTACGTGGCCACCACCCTTTACACGGACTCTGATGTCAACACCAGCAAACCGTTCCTTCCCCAGGAGGAGGACAGGTTCAAGCAGctgggaaacaaaacacagaaagaaaattaatttgtgatTAGAAACAACAAGGATTAGAGCTTGTAGTAGGTTTACCAAATGTGAAGTTACTTAGCGTTCTGAAAAATGGAGCACTGATTTTACAAGCACACACCCAAATTAAGTACACCTCTTGCAGAGTTCTTTGACATCTACTAGTGctgttataaaataaatttactaaagtcttgaatttatttatatttttttaagtttcagaCATCTTAATAGCAAAGCATATGCATAGGGGAATTAAGAGCGAGGAAACAGTTTAAGAAGAATGCCATAACTacagcacaaaaataaagcaagtttattaaacttgatgatcttaagtcATTTGCGGGTGGGTTTCTCCACTAATGATTACACTGTATAGTTATCTAGTCCGTTTCAGATTCTCTCAGCAGTATTCAAACAGCAATTTTATTAAGTCctaaacaatcttttaaaaaGGAGGGTTTTCAGTCAcccatttcaatttaaaaaaatgatgtgAAGTGCTGAAAATACTTCACATAATTACATTAACATACATTAATCCAGTTAAGCAAAAAGCCCACCCTTCCCAACAAGGCAATCATAGAAAGACAGTTTTCTCAATTTTCGTTACCGAGTCTACATTTCAGGTAATCAGGTAACACAGAACCAAAAATTTAGTACTGTCAATAAGGCAAGAAACTCTTCTCCCTTCCCAAGCAATTATGCATATAAAGGTATGTTAAAATCCAAGGTGGGGGCCAGGAGagggtggagaaggaggaggaaggatggatggatggatgcttaCTTTATACTGCAGAGTTCTGGGCTCAATCATTTCCAGAGGTCTTCCATTCACTTTaatgaggccatttcctctcttGCAGTGGGCAACAGCAGTTGCTGTTTTCTAAAATCCAAATGTGTATTAGTCCAGCGTTTCATTTTTGCACTAGCAGTAGGAAGTGAATTTCTATTTAACAATCTAAAAGTTTATGTTTTATGACCAAGATTAACACTGCACACTAAACAGTACCACTCCTTACATTGATATCGGTATTAAGCTACCGTcttaataaaattatatttatagtTATAAAAGCTGTATAGCTATAACGTTTAGTTACAAATAAGGAAAGACATCCTCTCCGTTCTGCAACACGGTATTTCTGTGGCTCATTTCCTCGCAATAGCCTGTTACCTAGAATTATTCGAGCCACTGGATCTCAGCAGTGCAAACTGTTATCTTCCCACCGCCGCCTCATAACGCGGCTGTCGCAAACCAGCAACGATGACCCAGGCCCCTGTGGCGTGGGGACGACAGCGGCAGCCACTCCCGAGAGAGCGGGCAGAGCTCCGACCCAAGAGAACCTGGGCCCGCTCCTTGTGAAAGCAAATCTCTGCCCCTGCTCCCGCGCGGCGCCGGGCACAAGGCGCGGCCCAGCACCTACGGAGCGGGACACGTGGGCTGCCGAGCGGGCCTCCCCACGGCTGGCTCTGCCGCGCACCAGCCCCGCACACGGCCCTGGCGAGGAGCTGGCGCCgctgccccagagctggggccGAGGCAACCCGAGCTCGTAAGGCCGCGGTGTGCGGCCCAGCCCGACAACGAGGAAACAGGGTGGGCCACAGCGCCCCGGCCTCACCTTCCGCCCGAAGACCTGGACGCTCTGCAGGGGGCCCTTGGCCGGCATGGCTGCTCCTGCAAGAGAGAGGGAGGCGGCGTTAGCGCTGCCGGGGGAGTGGGCGCGGGTAAGGCGGCGGAGGCCGGAGCACCGCCAGACACTCACCCTCCCTTCAGCGGCGGCACCGGGAAAAGGCCGAACGGGGCTTCCCAGCCTCTTCTCAGGGGCAGCCGAGCCGCAAAGCGCGACGCTGTCTTCCGGCAGCGCGACAGAGCGCCCGGCTCTCTCTCCCGCCCCCGGCCGCGCTTTGCGGCAGCCCGGAGCGGAGCGGGCAGGGCAGCGGCTGCGCGCGGGCTTTCCATTAACCGTCGTCCCTCAGCCCCTGCGGGCCGGGGGCTCCGCGCTGCGCCCCGGGTCCCGGCCGCTGGCGAAGCGCGGCGGAGGGGCTGCGTGTGCCCTCTTCGCCGGTGGAGCGGTGTGGTCCCCTGGGCCAATCATTCCGCCAGAGCGGCTTGATGGCCGCTGGGGAGGGTTAAACGCCATTGACAAGGGCCTTCTGTAAGGCCGCCTCGGCACAGTGGTGTAGGGTCACCCCGTTTCTCGCCCCCTCCTCGTTTTtgctgtggtgttttttgttctctttgttttaaAGTTGCGTTTCGTCGCATACAGAATTGCCTCACTTTCTCATTTTGATTTAAAGGTATGGGGTCCCGGTAAGCGCCGGGTAAGAGTTGTCACCCATTGAGACGGCACCTTAACGCTGCTGCGTTTGAATCTGCCTGTGCGGGGCTTCCTGCCGTCCCGTGGGGAGAAGGCGGCCGTCCCTCCCCGGGAGGGACCTCGGCGCCGCCCGGAGGAGGCCGAGCGCCGGGCACGCCGCCTCCAGCCGACCGGCGCAGCGCAGCACCCCGAGAGAAGCACTGCCTCAAACGGGTGAGGTTAgaatggggcggggggaggtcaCTCGCTTCCCGAGCTCTGCCGTGGATTACAGCAGCTTGAACGACTTCTTGAGAGGGATAGAGAGGATACACAGCCTGCGGAGAGGCTTTTTCTTGAGTTATTTATGAAACATCTAGTGTTGACACCATAGCATACCATCTCTTAGGTATGCCAGTGACAAGGAGAACCCGGCTGGGCTTCTGGTGTGAAGAGAACAGAATGAGGCTTTCCCTGAAAGGCTTTCAGTCGCTCTTTGGACCTCCTTGAAGTGCAGCAATACAAACTACATAgcttttttagttttaaagtTTGGTAAACTGCTGGAGAAGATGAAGCATTAAACCTTGTGTTCTATTCTAGCATTGTACACTGAGGCATAATCAGGCAGTTCTTTATACCCACTTAAACATAATGGTTGCTGACTATTTAAGATCGAGTCAAGGAGTTCTCCTTAGATTCAGGGCATCCCCGGAGCCCATCAATTTGAGCTTTTATCTCTGTTCTCCTTCTTTGATATCTATCATAAACCATGGAATTTAAGTCACtttcagactgaaaatattttacttctaaGGCTTGGTATTTAACATGCAAAATTTTCCAGAAGGACAAAAGCAGAATCTATTGATGAAGCAAGGTCATGCTTCTTAGATATTTTAAACAATAGAGATTTAAAATGCTGTGATTAATTAGGAAGTTGACTGCTCAAATGAAACAATCAGTTCCTTTGTCTTTGTACAGGATTTTAAATACTGAACATTAGTCATCAGTCATGTGAGGATTTAAACAAGCACTTAGCTTTATGCAATTTGAGTGATTAGTTCTATTCAAGTGAATAGTACTGTGCAGAGCGTGTAAGATTTAGCACATCTCAAACCCTCAATTGTACAAAGCTTTAACATGTGACccaaaaagtgattattttttttttaaggctgtttcCTAA contains these protein-coding regions:
- the RPS16 gene encoding 40S ribosomal protein S16, coding for MPAKGPLQSVQVFGRKKTATAVAHCKRGNGLIKVNGRPLEMIEPRTLQYKLLEPVLLLGKERFAGVDIRVRVKGGGHVAQIYAIRQAISKALVAYYQKYVDEASKKEIKDILIQYDRTLLVADPRRCESKKFGGPGARARYQKSYR